GGAAAAGATGATAATTTAAGAAAATGTATCCTTAGAGAAGTTGGTACAGAACTGGGAGTACATGCTGAAATTGTTAAAAGACCTAAAAAAGCAGCTCAATATGGTTCTGGTATTCATAAGATGCTTAAAAAGATATTAAAGGAAGATCAATTTAAAAATCTTCCAGATAAATTTAATAAACATTATATTGTAAATTAGAGGGGAAATAATTTATGAAAATAGAAAAAGACGCAGAAGAAATATTAAAAAAATTCTCAAATGCCCTTGAAAACATTCCTGAACTTGAAGAAACTCATTACATAGTTGATAACGTTAATTTAACACGTCCTGATTCTGGAGAACCTAAAAATCCTGAAAAGATTTTAAGAAATGCAGATGTGGATGAAGATGGGAATATAATAGCAGAAAAAGGAAAATGGGTCAACAAATGATTATTAAGTTATTTCATACTATGTGGGGTAAATAAGATGAGAATGAATCTTGTTTTAGAATTATTAGATATTCCGGGCCAATTAATCGATGCATTAGAACCTATTGGTAGAATGGGAGCTAATATAGTAACAGTAATTCACCAAAGAGATGTAAAAACTGAAAGAGGTACAATACCTGTCCAGATCACGATAGAAGGGGATAAAGAAACACTGGATAAAGTTATCAATACTCTTTTAAGTCAAAATATCAATATAATGGAAGTTGATGATGTTTTAAGAAAAGAAAATATCAGAACGATTCTAATTGGAAACATAGTTGACAAAGACGTTAAAGATGTGTTAAACAGGCTCGGTGAACTTGAAAGTGTTAAAGTAGTGGATTTTAACTTAAAAATGTCAGATGATCCTGAAAAATCAGCTTCAAAAATCATTATTGAAGCAGATCACGGAAAAAGAAAAGATGTAATGAATAAAATAAAAGAAGTTGGAACTTCTAAAGGATTTTTAGTTATCAATGAGGTTTAATTCTTGTAATCCCTGTTGTTTTTGAATTTTGGAGGTTGAAGAAAATCTGTCAAAACTTACAGTTTTGGAGCCCTCGAAAACTTGTTTTCAGGGCAGAGAAACAAAGTTTCTCATGCACGAATCTTCGATTCGTAAGCTTTGATTTTCTGAACCACCAAAAATTCCCAATTTTTGGAGGAATTGAATGAAAATATGTATTTTAGGCTTTGGGGCTGTTGGAAAGGGAGTTGCTAAAGTAATTTCCATGAAAAAGAATTTTATTAAAGATAAAT
This portion of the Methanobacterium sp. genome encodes:
- the gatC gene encoding Asp-tRNA(Asn) amidotransferase subunit GatC — translated: MKIEKDAEEILKKFSNALENIPELEETHYIVDNVNLTRPDSGEPKNPEKILRNADVDEDGNIIAEKGKWVNK
- a CDS encoding amino acid-binding protein, whose product is MRMNLVLELLDIPGQLIDALEPIGRMGANIVTVIHQRDVKTERGTIPVQITIEGDKETLDKVINTLLSQNINIMEVDDVLRKENIRTILIGNIVDKDVKDVLNRLGELESVKVVDFNLKMSDDPEKSASKIIIEADHGKRKDVMNKIKEVGTSKGFLVINEV